The DNA sequence CGCTAAGGCGTTGCGAGCCTCGGCCTCAAAGAGATCGTACATCTCCTTCAGCCGCTCCACATCGGCCACATGGAAGGCGTAATGGCAATGCTCGATCTCCTGTTGGCGCAGGATATCGCCATAGCTTAGCCGCCCGTCCCAATCCAGCGCCCACACCTCTCGTGCGCCCTGCAGGAACATGGCGATGCGCTCCAGCCCATAGGTGATCTCCACGGCGACCGGATCCAGGGACACGCCGCCCGCTTGCTGGAAATACGTGAACTGGGTGATCTCCAGCCCGTCCAGCCACACCTCCCAGCCCAGCCCCCAGGCTCCCAAAGCAGGCGAGGCCCAGTTGTCCTCCACGAACCGGATATCGTGCTGATGACGATCGATGCCGATCGCCTCCAGGCTCTCCAGGTAGAGCTCCTGCGGGTTGCCCGGGTCCGGCTTCAAGATCACCTGATATTGGAAATGCATCTGCATGCGATTGGGATTCTCGGCGAAGCGCCCATCATCAGGGCGATAGGATGGCTCCACATAAGCGACGTTCCACGGCTCGGGCCCCAGGACGCGCAGCACCGTCGCCGGGTTCATCGTCCCCGCGCCCACCTTCTCGCTGTACGGCTGCCAGATGATGCACCCACGCGAGGCCCAGAACCGCTCCAGCCTCATGATGATCTCTTGGAAGGTGATCCCTTCTCGTCCCATACGTTCCTCTCCATGAAAACGCCGGCCACGCGTGGCCGGCGGGATCTCGCACATCGTCTCAGCAGATGATGCCCTTACACAGCCTCGCGTTTCCCTCGTTCGCACAGCCGCAGAGCCCCCGCGCGGGCGCCCTGCGGCCCCAGACCGCCGCCCGAGAGGCCAATGCCCATGTGATCGCCTCGATAGCGCACTCACTCGTCTCCTTTCAGGCGAGCCCGCATGCGCTCCTGAGCTTCCAGATAGCGGGCCAGCTCAGGGGCGCCATCCTCCACGCGGTAACGGCGATCCGCTTTGATCTGTCCGGCCCGCAAAGCGGCCTCGACATCGATTCCGCACTGGTAGGCCAGCTTGAACAGGAACACGAAGAGGTCGGACAACTCCTCCGCCAGGGCCTCCTGGACCCGCGCCTCATCCTCCGCGGGCTTGTACCCCTCCCACTGCAGCACCAGACGGGCCACCTCGCCCATCTCCTCCAGGGCGTGCACCAGCGTGTGGCTGGGCAACACCCGATCCCAGCCGCGTGCCCGATCCCACTCCTCCAGCCAGCGCTGATATTCTGAGATATGCATCAGGCCGCCCACCCCATCTGGCGTCGCAGCGTCCACAGGAAATCGACCGATTGCAGGTTGCGCTCCAGCACATAGACGATGTAACGATAGAGCAGGCGCTCCACCTCCGTGCGCAACTCCGGCCTCAGGTTCAGGCGACGCACCAGATCGTACTCTCGCGTCTGAATGAAGCGCAACACCTTCAGCACATTGACGGACAGGGGCTGCGCCTTCGCATTCCCCTCCCCACAGCGGGGGCAGAGAACGCCCCCGTCCTCCAGGCTGAAGTAGTTCATCACAGGCTCCAAGCTCGCCCGGCACCGCACGCAGACGAAAAGCTGCGGCTGGTATCCGGCTAGCGAGAGCAGCCGCAATTCGAAGAAACGAACGACCAGATAGGGATCGTCCGCTTCGCATAGGCGCGACAGGGTCTCCCGGGTCAGATAGAAGACAGGACGGCTCTCGTCCTCCTCCTCCATGAACCGATCCACCAACTCGGCGATGTAATATGCA is a window from the Chloroflexota bacterium genome containing:
- the recO gene encoding DNA repair protein RecO; translation: MDQRRQRLYRVDGIILRRSDMGEADRLLTVFTAERGKLRLLAKGVRKVLSRKAGHVELFTHSTLLVAKGRTWDIVTQAETIEAYRPLRHDLLRTTYAYYIAELVDRFMEEEDESRPVFYLTRETLSRLCEADDPYLVVRFFELRLLSLAGYQPQLFVCVRCRASLEPVMNYFSLEDGGVLCPRCGEGNAKAQPLSVNVLKVLRFIQTREYDLVRRLNLRPELRTEVERLLYRYIVYVLERNLQSVDFLWTLRRQMGWAA